A portion of the Leptospira terpstrae serovar Hualin str. LT 11-33 = ATCC 700639 genome contains these proteins:
- a CDS encoding TetR/AcrR family transcriptional regulator: MQIRILEKAEELFLKYGYSKTKMEEIASSLKISRKTLYKYYSNKQDLMEFYMEYKQNEIQKVIQAIADDETLTAVQKFSKMHQSLVEESPYVMNDLFIREISEMFPHQMERFRKRREKEVPESIGKIFHMAKMKGELREGFMPEVAVHLFLSSIEMILSNKNSITIPLNIHEFQLEVVNVIFYGVLKR, encoded by the coding sequence GTGCAGATTAGAATATTAGAAAAAGCAGAAGAATTATTCTTAAAGTATGGATATTCCAAAACAAAAATGGAAGAAATCGCAAGTTCACTGAAGATCAGTCGGAAAACTTTATATAAATATTACTCCAATAAACAAGATCTGATGGAATTTTATATGGAGTACAAACAAAATGAAATTCAAAAAGTGATTCAGGCGATAGCAGATGATGAGACATTAACAGCAGTGCAAAAGTTTTCCAAAATGCACCAGTCTCTTGTGGAAGAATCTCCATATGTGATGAATGATTTGTTTATTAGAGAAATTTCAGAGATGTTCCCGCATCAAATGGAAAGATTTAGAAAACGTAGAGAAAAAGAAGTCCCTGAATCTATTGGGAAGATATTTCATATGGCGAAAATGAAAGGAGAACTTCGGGAAGGTTTTATGCCCGAAGTTGCCGTCCATCTTTTTCTTTCTTCCATTGAAATGATTCTCAGCAATAAGAATTCTATTACAATTCCATTGAATATTCATGAGTTTCAATTAGAAGTTGTGAATGTAATATTTTATGGAGTACTCAAGAGGTGA
- a CDS encoding TolC family protein translates to MFPKQIIETQQNPTTVCLLAVIFALSGLLGPIEAKEPAKANILRMDDILRMAWENQVSLQTLKLQLKTTNYEWEKTNGAYAWTAEAKGTAKNTTNFNLPQYAIQGTKITDNSIQAGINKKFSTGTSLGIAIIDNRYETNAGKTQSSSGFSSFAQPSYHFATVGINISQDLLKNFFGYQDRLKLATARRSSSIQRLNTLDSLSKSLVNSLIEFWNLSLSEEVLETNSSLLGNAKLIRDIYSKKANFGFDTTGDIHQWNSIVLSATSAVKNSELERNKNRRDLLTSLGKEPEESFSFLPVLIEEQVAVTSDYEKEVLVALEKRYDVRASLLQLKNSEDNLKSADNGLLPKFSVGGTYNFKNYDQQFPQDFYGILGGRFNQNTAEFKLEYPLGNEIAEAEYTKAESEKRQAQLEWAETQNKVRADLLSKRENLTVSYELFLEAKKNREESKLFYDKALSAFRNGRGTSIVLRNAMDAYVRSQSNHSQSLITYNIAIIQYEISKGTFFEKYSLDPEQLTLLNTEENQ, encoded by the coding sequence ATGTTTCCAAAGCAAATAATCGAAACTCAACAGAATCCTACCACCGTTTGCCTGCTTGCGGTTATTTTTGCACTCTCAGGGCTTCTTGGTCCGATCGAGGCAAAAGAACCAGCGAAAGCAAATATCCTTCGCATGGACGACATCCTTCGGATGGCCTGGGAAAACCAAGTCAGTCTGCAGACACTGAAGTTGCAGCTAAAAACAACGAATTACGAATGGGAAAAAACAAATGGCGCTTATGCATGGACTGCGGAGGCAAAAGGAACCGCAAAAAATACAACCAACTTCAACCTGCCCCAATATGCCATTCAGGGAACAAAAATAACAGATAACAGCATACAGGCGGGTATCAATAAAAAGTTTAGCACAGGAACCTCACTCGGTATTGCTATCATTGACAATCGTTATGAAACGAATGCTGGTAAAACACAAAGTTCCAGTGGGTTTTCAAGTTTTGCTCAACCTTCTTATCATTTTGCCACTGTGGGAATCAATATCAGTCAGGATCTCCTAAAAAACTTTTTTGGATACCAAGATCGGTTAAAATTAGCGACTGCTAGGCGCTCATCATCAATCCAAAGATTAAATACTTTAGATTCATTATCTAAAAGTTTGGTGAATTCGTTGATCGAGTTTTGGAATTTGAGTTTGTCCGAGGAAGTTCTAGAAACAAATTCTTCCTTACTTGGAAATGCCAAATTGATCCGCGACATTTATTCAAAAAAAGCAAACTTTGGATTTGATACTACGGGTGATATCCACCAATGGAATTCCATTGTTCTTTCTGCTACGAGTGCCGTAAAAAATTCTGAATTAGAAAGAAACAAAAACAGAAGAGACTTATTGACATCTTTAGGAAAGGAACCAGAAGAAAGTTTTTCCTTTTTACCAGTATTGATTGAAGAACAAGTTGCAGTAACTTCTGATTATGAAAAGGAAGTTTTAGTTGCCTTAGAAAAAAGATATGATGTTCGGGCATCACTTTTGCAATTAAAAAATTCAGAAGACAATTTGAAGTCAGCAGACAACGGTTTGTTGCCAAAATTTTCCGTTGGTGGGACATATAACTTTAAAAATTATGACCAACAATTTCCCCAAGATTTTTACGGAATTCTTGGTGGTAGGTTCAATCAAAACACTGCAGAATTTAAATTAGAATATCCTTTAGGAAATGAAATTGCGGAAGCAGAATATACAAAGGCTGAATCCGAAAAAAGACAAGCGCAATTAGAATGGGCAGAAACTCAAAATAAAGTAAGAGCTGATTTATTATCAAAACGCGAAAACTTAACTGTCAGTTATGAACTCTTTTTAGAAGCAAAGAAAAATAGAGAGGAAAGTAAACTTTTTTATGATAAGGCTTTGTCTGCATTTCGCAATGGAAGGGGAACATCCATTGTATTAAGAAATGCAATGGATGCTTATGTTCGTTCACAGTCCAACCATTCACAATCTCTAATCACCTATAATATTGCTATTATCCAGTATGAGATTTCCAAAGGCACTTTCTTTGAAAAATACTCATTAGATCCAGAACAACTTACTTTACTAAACACCGAGGAAAACCAATGA
- a CDS encoding M14 family zinc carboxypeptidase: MLRGMKRLNRYENRILKIVKLGGKLVRFKQFGFSTRTKEGFRFPIYVLEIGKEKAIKQNVAGLVAGVHGLETIGIRVLLDFLDDLFSRKNSELYREIKDGELGIVCIPILNPGGVAMKRRSNPGGVDLMRNSGVEAVKAPFFFGGHKLSNVFPYYRGNVLQAESKVLDRFYNKYLLPAENFMIPVIDIHSGFGAVDHVWWPYAGTHEQCIDEPLFQKIANHLTTKFNHILYRFGPQSETYTTHGDLWDRLYNQYQKAKLKSNPNGSRFLPLTLEIGTWADIQLDPWKVFRKRGIFNPARESKQELIISHRKFLTDVLRLAKSSILDLS; this comes from the coding sequence ATGCTTAGAGGAATGAAACGTCTCAATCGATACGAGAATAGGATATTGAAGATTGTAAAGTTAGGTGGTAAACTAGTTAGGTTCAAACAGTTTGGTTTTTCCACAAGGACAAAAGAAGGTTTTCGATTTCCCATTTATGTTTTAGAAATTGGAAAAGAGAAAGCAATCAAACAAAACGTAGCTGGTTTAGTTGCGGGTGTACATGGTTTAGAAACGATCGGAATTCGTGTGCTATTAGATTTTTTGGATGATTTGTTTAGTCGCAAAAATTCGGAATTATATCGAGAGATTAAAGATGGGGAGCTTGGAATTGTCTGTATTCCAATCTTGAATCCCGGTGGTGTAGCAATGAAACGTAGGTCGAACCCTGGTGGTGTTGATCTCATGCGAAACTCTGGCGTGGAGGCTGTGAAAGCTCCTTTCTTTTTTGGTGGCCATAAGCTTTCCAACGTATTTCCATATTATAGAGGCAATGTTTTACAGGCAGAATCGAAAGTATTAGATCGATTTTACAACAAATATCTGTTACCTGCCGAAAACTTTATGATACCTGTAATCGATATTCATTCTGGATTTGGTGCAGTAGATCATGTTTGGTGGCCGTACGCAGGAACTCATGAACAGTGTATAGATGAACCTTTGTTTCAAAAAATTGCAAATCATTTAACTACTAAATTTAATCATATCTTATATCGGTTTGGTCCTCAAAGCGAAACCTACACAACCCATGGGGACCTTTGGGATCGTTTGTATAATCAGTATCAAAAAGCAAAACTCAAATCAAATCCGAATGGATCAAGATTTCTTCCTTTAACATTGGAGATTGGAACTTGGGCTGACATTCAATTGGATCCTTGGAAAGTTTTTAGAAAACGTGGTATTTTTAATCCTGCCCGGGAATCAAAACAAGAATTGATTATAAGTCATCGAAAATTTCTGACAGATGTTTTGCGATTGGCTAAAAGTAGTATTCTTGATTTATCTTAA
- the rnk gene encoding nucleoside diphosphate kinase regulator, which produces MNTKNKICLTHFDYDRLKLLISNHTKRNKVETNVKDLLGEIERAQKVDSRIIPPNYVTMNSVIEVKNLEELEFQEFRLVFPEDANTQENKISVLAPIGTAILGYKIGDVIQWKFPGGQNQFQITNIKYQPEANGDYHL; this is translated from the coding sequence ATGAATACAAAAAACAAAATTTGCCTCACTCATTTTGACTATGACCGATTGAAATTGTTAATTTCAAATCATACAAAAAGAAATAAAGTAGAGACCAATGTAAAAGATCTATTAGGAGAAATTGAAAGAGCTCAAAAAGTCGACTCTCGTATTATTCCACCTAACTATGTGACTATGAATTCTGTGATAGAAGTAAAAAATCTCGAAGAATTAGAATTTCAAGAATTTAGGTTAGTGTTTCCAGAAGATGCCAATACCCAAGAAAACAAAATTTCTGTACTGGCACCGATAGGAACGGCAATTTTAGGTTATAAAATTGGAGATGTAATCCAGTGGAAATTTCCTGGAGGACAAAACCAATTCCAAATTACCAACATCAAATACCAACCAGAGGCAAACGGAGATTATCATCTCTAA
- a CDS encoding YdeI/OmpD-associated family protein has translation MSEFPFLKFSAKIEIIGINPFVFLPEPILLALMKQAKTDKGKIRVALKIDGFPFTQTLVKYSGHWRLYLNTPMRKAAKKEVGDNANFEIKFNPEKKIHPVSIELKVALGKNKKAKDKFDSLSPSLQNEMMRYIFGLKSEKSKKENVDRAILFLLGSGKFLGRDAS, from the coding sequence ATGTCTGAATTTCCCTTTTTGAAATTTTCTGCAAAAATTGAGATCATCGGAATCAATCCTTTTGTTTTTTTACCCGAACCTATTTTGTTAGCACTCATGAAACAAGCAAAAACAGATAAAGGTAAAATTCGAGTGGCTCTTAAAATTGATGGATTCCCATTTACACAAACACTCGTTAAATACAGTGGACACTGGCGTTTGTATTTGAATACTCCGATGCGAAAAGCAGCAAAAAAAGAAGTGGGAGATAACGCAAATTTTGAGATCAAGTTCAATCCTGAGAAAAAAATTCACCCTGTGTCTATTGAACTAAAAGTTGCATTGGGAAAAAACAAAAAAGCAAAAGATAAGTTTGATTCATTAAGCCCATCCCTTCAAAATGAAATGATGCGGTATATCTTTGGACTTAAGTCGGAAAAAAGTAAAAAAGAGAACGTAGACCGGGCCATATTATTTTTGTTGGGAAGTGGAAAGTTTCTCGGTAGAGATGCATCATAG
- a CDS encoding MarR family winged helix-turn-helix transcriptional regulator — protein MNGLELFPEQWFVLVRLMKQPGCSQSDLGRDFDDRPSMARALRNMEEKGWIKIQSDPEDKRKNQVYPTKKGSEIYQLMVSVVTEERKRMFKKLSAQDFKTFKRIIDQIYEESLD, from the coding sequence ATGAATGGATTGGAATTGTTTCCCGAGCAGTGGTTTGTTCTCGTTCGTTTAATGAAACAGCCTGGTTGTAGCCAATCGGATTTGGGAAGGGATTTTGACGATAGACCTTCTATGGCGAGGGCTCTTCGGAATATGGAAGAGAAGGGTTGGATTAAAATTCAGTCCGATCCAGAAGATAAAAGAAAAAACCAGGTATATCCTACCAAAAAAGGTTCTGAGATATATCAATTGATGGTGTCTGTAGTGACTGAGGAGCGCAAACGAATGTTTAAAAAACTTTCTGCACAAGATTTTAAAACATTCAAACGGATCATTGATCAAATTTATGAGGAATCGTTGGATTAA
- a CDS encoding alpha/beta fold hydrolase produces MRQPAKKTNTKKYKEEFVTTNGTKLHLGIWPGTKQTIICLHGLSGNLYSMKPLAEKLNRLGYRVLSYDLRGRGNSDKPKSGYGFQNHINDLRGIISHYKIKNPIFFGHSFGCMIALRYAILFPEQVKAMILMDGGGLLSLPKRIQILKVLKQSFDRLDVVYPTVSDYLKLVQNSPLVPRWSKIIEEYFRLELQKYKAGFVCHMPKFVMEEELKEMGGSIQLANILKYVMLDPKRVISKMIENKNLEFEKIQAPTLILRATEMNLFPNDDLLPKESFNSMLKRIPNASGKEIKTNHYGILFDKLKERDLAIENFLLLQGISK; encoded by the coding sequence ATGAGACAACCTGCAAAAAAAACAAACACAAAAAAATACAAGGAAGAGTTCGTTACAACCAATGGAACAAAATTACATCTAGGAATTTGGCCTGGTACCAAACAAACAATTATTTGTCTGCATGGATTGTCAGGAAATTTATATTCGATGAAACCTTTGGCAGAAAAATTGAATCGTTTAGGCTACAGAGTTTTGTCTTATGATTTACGCGGAAGAGGAAATTCAGATAAACCAAAATCAGGTTATGGATTTCAAAATCATATCAATGACCTGAGAGGAATAATTTCTCATTACAAAATAAAAAACCCTATTTTTTTTGGACATTCCTTCGGTTGTATGATTGCTCTGCGTTATGCGATTCTTTTTCCAGAACAGGTGAAAGCAATGATTCTTATGGATGGTGGCGGTCTTCTTTCTCTGCCTAAAAGAATTCAAATACTCAAAGTATTAAAACAGTCCTTTGATAGATTGGATGTCGTTTACCCAACGGTTTCTGATTATTTAAAGCTGGTGCAAAACTCACCCTTGGTTCCTCGATGGTCAAAAATAATCGAAGAATACTTCCGACTTGAACTACAGAAATATAAAGCAGGATTTGTCTGCCATATGCCAAAGTTTGTTATGGAAGAAGAACTTAAAGAAATGGGGGGATCCATACAACTTGCAAATATATTAAAATATGTAATGTTAGATCCCAAACGAGTGATTTCAAAAATGATAGAAAACAAAAATCTAGAATTTGAAAAAATACAGGCACCCACTCTCATCCTTCGCGCAACAGAAATGAATTTATTTCCCAATGACGATCTATTACCAAAAGAATCATTCAACTCGATGTTAAAAAGAATTCCAAACGCAAGTGGAAAAGAAATCAAAACAAACCATTATGGAATTCTTTTTGACAAATTAAAAGAAAGAGATTTGGCGATCGAAAATTTTTTACTTTTACAGGGAATTTCTAAGTAG
- a CDS encoding sensor histidine kinase has product MNFVALLNLFSLLVYLIAIYIIIKHLIQHPQYRGEGIFVLILAVIPCYVSISNVFEHGFSIDYFDEYEGFFKDLYAMFFLIFLYVHSVKKEQNKRIEHERQIKSDLKLKSKLLTEIHHRVNNNLQIISGLLAMQVESENDLKLTTSLGLIQNRIMAIASVHKIIYGSPNLLYVDLNLIFNSILGNLKITYLNEKNNIELHELIEEGLEMDLDRAIPMGLILNELVSNSFRHAFMNRVEGKIEVTLGKIEDQFVLVVKDNGLGIDNTLLDGKGIGLTLVKNLVKQLRGTIDIEKTKGTNFEIRFPIVNQNPIQIE; this is encoded by the coding sequence ATGAATTTCGTGGCGTTACTCAATCTTTTTTCTTTACTTGTTTATCTAATTGCGATATACATCATAATCAAACATTTGATCCAACACCCACAATACCGTGGAGAAGGAATATTCGTATTGATCCTTGCGGTCATTCCTTGTTATGTAAGTATCTCAAATGTATTTGAACATGGGTTTTCCATAGATTATTTTGATGAGTATGAAGGTTTTTTTAAAGATCTTTATGCCATGTTTTTTCTTATCTTTTTATATGTTCATTCTGTAAAAAAGGAACAAAACAAAAGGATTGAACATGAAAGACAGATCAAGTCTGATTTGAAATTAAAATCAAAATTACTCACGGAAATTCACCATAGAGTAAACAATAATCTACAAATTATCTCAGGTCTTTTAGCAATGCAGGTAGAGTCAGAGAATGACTTAAAATTAACTACTTCTTTAGGATTAATTCAAAATAGAATTATGGCAATTGCATCTGTTCATAAAATAATTTATGGTTCACCAAATTTATTATATGTTGATTTGAATCTTATTTTTAATTCAATTTTAGGTAATTTGAAAATTACGTATTTAAATGAAAAAAATAATATTGAATTGCATGAGTTAATTGAAGAAGGGTTAGAAATGGACTTGGACCGTGCCATTCCTATGGGTCTTATATTAAACGAACTTGTTTCTAATTCCTTTCGTCATGCTTTTATGAATCGGGTAGAAGGAAAAATTGAAGTTACTTTGGGTAAGATAGAAGACCAGTTTGTCCTTGTTGTGAAAGACAATGGCCTAGGTATTGATAATACACTGTTAGATGGAAAGGGAATCGGACTGACTTTGGTCAAAAATTTAGTGAAACAATTACGCGGAACAATCGATATCGAAAAAACCAAAGGCACAAATTTTGAAATTCGATTTCCAATTGTGAATCAAAATCCAATCCAAATTGAATGA
- a CDS encoding efflux RND transporter permease subunit — MNLAKLSIQRPVFIACTVILIVVVGIVSFGKLGVENFPDISFPTISINATYPGAAPNEIETLVAKPIEDELSTISGLKKLRSICNEGSVVIVAEFSSETVISYAEQQIRDKVAFAKKKLPAEVDEPVIKRLDPADQPILSLSLQSNLEDNEFYDFASETIKQRLISISNVGSVDIVGGRKKEIWVELDRNKLKSRNLSASQVSQRIAAGGANIPAGKVRGERSDLSFRTINEYRSFDEIRNVPISFLNNEVPIQLSDVGRVVVGSEDVTSLAFWNGKPALFLLVYKQSGANSVQVAEAVKKKVADLQKEFPDVKFDYYNDSSKVVKDNVWDVEESIYIGIALTIIVVLFFLGSVRSTLITGLALPTSLLGSFILMSFAGFTINQMTLLALSLAVGLLIDDAIVVRENIHRHKEMGKDSKQAALDGTKEVTLAVIATTFAILAVFGPIAFIDGVIGQILRPFGLTVCFALLISLYDALTIAPMMSAYFGGEHNPKEPGKIERYLSVPLRAFDRFQEKLTNGYVRTLQISTKHPLFVLGIALFIFVSSIFVSRTLKSEFIPTQDLGQFTVTFELPPGSSVEATKELNEKVNTLLRSKKEVNLTAGYVKQNKIDIYVELVPAKKRKLNTPQFKDYIRKELSPYAYAKPIVKNYDAIGGGQRSFSFVITGNDPEEVESYSKLVFEKINKIPDLTDPDISLREGAPEFKIVPKGDQIVKMGVNPQSLGKELRTMLEGDTPAVFREKNLEYDIRVRMLEEQRNIEKNFYHVSVPNINGYLVPLSFVTSGVPTTGPATIQRQNRSRSVEISADTDPNGRGSGYVMSELQRILKEELPTPEGIKVSYSGQTENLESTGKNMAIALGLGVVFIYLVLASLYESFIIPISILVVIPLAMTGAFFGLFLTGKSMDIFANIGMILLFGLATKNSILLIDFAKDLQNTGVDTRTALIEAGRARLRPILMTSIALIAGMLPVAIGLNEASKQRTSMGVTVIGGLISSTILTLYVIPAVYQYITRLIDSMSKKTK; from the coding sequence ATGAATTTAGCAAAATTATCCATACAAAGACCTGTATTCATCGCTTGTACAGTCATTCTCATCGTTGTTGTCGGGATTGTTAGTTTTGGCAAACTCGGGGTAGAAAACTTTCCGGATATCAGTTTTCCCACAATATCCATCAATGCAACTTATCCTGGTGCGGCTCCCAATGAAATTGAAACACTGGTCGCCAAACCAATCGAAGATGAACTTTCTACAATCTCTGGATTGAAAAAACTTAGATCTATTTGTAATGAAGGATCAGTGGTCATTGTTGCAGAGTTTTCTTCTGAAACTGTCATCAGTTATGCGGAGCAACAAATTCGCGACAAAGTTGCTTTTGCCAAGAAAAAACTTCCCGCAGAAGTGGATGAACCTGTTATCAAACGATTGGATCCGGCAGACCAACCCATCTTAAGTCTTTCACTGCAATCTAATTTAGAAGATAATGAATTTTATGATTTTGCCTCTGAGACCATAAAACAAAGGTTAATTTCTATTTCGAACGTTGGATCCGTAGACATTGTAGGGGGAAGGAAAAAGGAAATTTGGGTAGAACTGGATCGAAATAAATTGAAATCCAGAAATTTGTCTGCTTCTCAAGTTTCACAAAGAATCGCTGCTGGAGGTGCTAACATTCCGGCGGGAAAAGTAAGAGGGGAACGATCCGATTTATCTTTTCGAACCATCAATGAATACCGAAGTTTTGATGAAATTCGAAATGTCCCAATTAGTTTTTTAAATAATGAAGTGCCAATTCAGTTGTCCGATGTGGGTCGAGTGGTTGTAGGTTCAGAAGATGTGACTTCTCTTGCGTTTTGGAATGGAAAACCTGCACTATTTTTACTCGTTTATAAACAATCAGGTGCTAACTCGGTTCAGGTGGCAGAAGCAGTAAAAAAGAAAGTTGCAGATCTTCAGAAAGAATTTCCGGATGTCAAATTCGATTATTATAATGATTCTTCTAAAGTGGTTAAAGATAATGTTTGGGACGTAGAAGAATCCATTTATATAGGAATTGCACTCACGATCATTGTGGTGTTATTTTTTTTAGGTAGTGTTCGTTCCACATTGATTACAGGACTTGCTTTACCAACTTCACTTCTTGGTTCTTTCATTCTAATGAGTTTTGCTGGGTTTACCATCAACCAAATGACTTTGCTTGCGTTATCTCTTGCAGTAGGACTACTCATTGATGATGCGATTGTGGTCAGAGAAAATATTCACAGACATAAAGAGATGGGTAAGGATAGCAAACAAGCAGCACTTGATGGAACGAAAGAAGTTACTTTGGCTGTAATTGCAACTACATTCGCGATTTTGGCTGTCTTTGGTCCCATTGCTTTTATTGATGGAGTGATCGGTCAAATCCTTCGTCCCTTTGGACTAACCGTATGTTTTGCCTTACTCATTTCCTTGTATGATGCATTAACCATTGCGCCGATGATGTCAGCATATTTTGGTGGAGAACATAACCCCAAAGAACCGGGAAAAATAGAAAGATATTTATCGGTTCCACTTCGTGCCTTTGATCGATTCCAAGAAAAATTAACCAATGGTTATGTGAGAACTTTGCAAATATCAACCAAACATCCATTATTCGTTTTAGGGATAGCGCTGTTTATATTTGTAAGTAGTATATTTGTATCAAGGACTTTAAAATCCGAATTCATTCCAACACAAGATTTAGGTCAATTTACAGTAACCTTTGAACTGCCACCTGGTTCTAGTGTAGAAGCTACAAAAGAACTAAACGAAAAAGTTAATACACTTTTGCGATCTAAAAAAGAAGTGAATTTAACTGCTGGGTATGTAAAACAAAATAAAATTGATATCTATGTGGAATTAGTTCCTGCCAAAAAGAGAAAACTGAATACTCCACAGTTCAAAGACTACATTAGAAAAGAACTATCACCTTACGCTTATGCAAAACCTATCGTAAAAAATTACGATGCGATTGGAGGTGGCCAAAGATCCTTTTCCTTTGTCATTACTGGAAATGATCCAGAAGAAGTGGAATCTTATAGTAAATTAGTATTTGAAAAAATAAATAAAATTCCTGACCTAACAGATCCAGACATTAGTCTCCGTGAAGGTGCCCCTGAATTTAAAATTGTTCCGAAGGGAGATCAAATTGTAAAGATGGGTGTAAATCCTCAGTCATTAGGAAAAGAACTTAGAACAATGCTTGAGGGTGATACTCCTGCAGTGTTTCGAGAAAAAAACTTAGAGTATGATATTCGTGTTAGAATGTTAGAAGAACAAAGAAACATAGAAAAGAATTTTTATCATGTCTCTGTCCCAAATATCAACGGTTATCTGGTCCCGCTTTCTTTTGTTACGTCAGGTGTTCCCACAACTGGACCTGCTACGATCCAAAGACAAAATCGAAGTCGGTCTGTAGAAATATCTGCGGATACGGATCCAAATGGGCGTGGGTCTGGGTATGTAATGTCTGAATTACAAAGAATTTTAAAAGAGGAGCTACCAACACCTGAGGGAATCAAAGTTTCTTATAGTGGGCAAACGGAAAATTTGGAATCTACGGGAAAGAATATGGCCATCGCACTTGGGTTAGGAGTTGTGTTTATTTATCTGGTGCTTGCTTCGTTGTATGAAAGTTTTATCATTCCGATTTCCATTTTGGTGGTAATTCCACTAGCAATGACAGGAGCATTCTTCGGTTTGTTTTTGACTGGCAAATCAATGGATATATTTGCGAATATTGGGATGATTTTACTTTTCGGATTGGCTACTAAAAATTCGATTCTTCTCATTGATTTTGCAAAAGACTTACAAAATACTGGAGTAGATACTCGGACTGCACTTATCGAGGCAGGAAGGGCGAGGTTAAGGCCGATCCTAATGACATCAATTGCACTGATTGCGGGGATGTTGCCTGTTGCCATTGGACTCAATGAGGCATCCAAACAGAGAACCAGTATGGGAGTGACAGTGATTGGAGGTTTGATTTCTTCTACCATTCTTACTCTTTACGTGATTCCTGCGGTGTATCAGTACATAACAAGATTGATTGATTCCATGAGTAAAAAGACAAAGTGA
- a CDS encoding DNA-3-methyladenine glycosylase I — protein sequence MTAEKKKERCSWCLKFDDYVKYHDEEWGVPVHNDQIHFEFLILEGAQAGLSWSTILKKREGYRKVFANFDPTKVSKFTDKKLEKILLDPSIVRNRLKVFAAVNNAKRFLEIQKEFGSFDNYIWSFVDNKPIQNKRKSLKDVPATTKESDALSKDLIKRGFKFVGSTVIYAHMQACGLVNDHVESCFRYQELTS from the coding sequence ATGACAGCAGAGAAAAAAAAGGAACGTTGTTCCTGGTGTTTAAAATTTGACGATTACGTTAAATACCATGATGAAGAATGGGGTGTCCCCGTTCACAATGACCAAATTCATTTTGAATTTCTAATTCTGGAAGGAGCACAAGCGGGACTGAGTTGGTCTACGATTTTAAAGAAACGCGAAGGGTATAGAAAAGTATTTGCAAACTTTGATCCAACTAAGGTTTCAAAATTCACAGATAAAAAATTAGAAAAAATATTACTCGATCCATCGATTGTCCGGAATCGATTGAAAGTATTTGCCGCAGTAAACAACGCAAAACGTTTTTTGGAAATTCAAAAAGAGTTTGGATCTTTTGATAATTACATTTGGAGTTTTGTAGACAACAAACCCATTCAAAACAAACGAAAAAGTTTAAAAGATGTGCCCGCAACAACGAAAGAATCTGATGCCCTCAGCAAAGATTTAATCAAACGCGGATTTAAGTTTGTAGGAAGCACCGTCATCTATGCCCATATGCAAGCCTGTGGACTTGTTAATGACCATGTAGAAAGTTGTTTTCGTTATCAGGAACTCACCTCTTGA